The following proteins are co-located in the Zonotrichia leucophrys gambelii isolate GWCS_2022_RI unplaced genomic scaffold, RI_Zleu_2.0 Scaffold_34_1600103, whole genome shotgun sequence genome:
- the MECP2 gene encoding methyl-CpG-binding protein 2 — MAAAAPSGDEGRLEEKSEENLQRPPKAKKPKKERKEPDQPAAEPAEAGKAESSEGAGAAPAAPEASASPKQRRSIIRDRGPMYDDPTLPEGWTRKLKQRKSGRSAGKYDVYLINPQGKAFRSKVELIAYFEKVGDTSLDPNDFDFTVTGRGSPSRREQRPPKKPKSPKGPGTGRGRGRPKGSGGGGGSARPKAASAVSEGGSAAKRALEKPPGKLLVKMPFSPGQPGPAAPPAPRRPGRKRRAEPDSPAVPKKRGRKPAGAAGPGGPGGPDKKAATPPAVQETVLPIKKRKTRETVVVEAVTMAAAATTTTTTTTTPGSRGPRSARSPGRRSKEGSPKGRGAPPAPPPPPPPPGPPQSDPKDSASPPPPPPPPPPPPPPQDLSGCSEQRGGPAAPDGCAKEPPKTQQPPPPPPLPPSPPYKHRGEPEHKDSASSSSTSSSSSSSSSSSSSSSSSSAPPPPPPPPSVAVPRPPAREEPVDTRTPVPERVS; from the exons GGAGGAGAAGTCCGAGGAGAACCTGCAGCGGCCGCCCAAGGCCAAGAAGCCCAAGAAGGAGCGCAAGGAGCCGGATCAGCCCGCGGCCGAGCCCGCCGAGGCCGGCAAGGCCGAGAGCTCGGAGGGGGCTGGGGCGGCGCCGGCGGCCCCGGAGGCGTCGGCGTCGCCGAAGCAGCGGCGCTCCATCATCCGCGACCGCGGGCCCATGTACGACGACCCCACGCTGCCCGAGGGCTGGACACGCAAACTCAAACAGCGCAAGTCCGGCCGCTCGGCCGGCAAGTACGACGTCTACCTGATCAA CCCGCAGGGAAAAGCCTTCCGCTCCAAGGTGGAGCTGATCGCCTACTTCGAGAAGGTGGGGGACACCTCGCTGGACCCCAACGACTTCGACTTCACCGTCacgggccggggcagcccctCGCGCCGCGAGCAGCGCCCGCCCAAGAAGCCCAAATCGCCCAAAGGCCCCGGCACCGGCCGCGGCCGGGGGCGGCCCAAGGGCAGCGGCGGCGGAggcggcagcgcccggcccaaGGCGGCCTCCGCCGTGTCCGAGGGGGGCTCCGCGGCCAAACGGGCTCTGGAGAAGCCCCCCGGCAAGCTGCTGGTCAAGATGCCGTTCTCCccgggccagccgggccccgcggccccgccggccccgcggcgGCCGGGCCGTAAGCGCCGGGCCGAGCCGGACAGTCCGGCCGTGCCCAAGAAACGCGGGCGCAAaccggcgggggcggcggggccgggggggccgggcGGCCCCGACAAGAAGGCGGCGACTCCCCCGGCCGTGCAGGAGACGGTGCTGCCCATCAAGAAGAGGAAGACGAGGGAGACGGTGGTGGTGGAAGCGGTGACGATGGCGGCCGCCGCCACGACGACGACGACAACAACGACGACGCCGGGCTCGCGCGGCCCCCGCagcgcccgcagccccggccggcGCAGCAAGGAGGGCAGCCCCAAGGGTCGGGGGGCTCCTCCcgcgccccccccgccgccgccgccgccggggccccCCCAGAGCGACCCCAAGGACAGcgccagccccccccccccgccgcccccgccgccgccgccgccgcccccccaGGACTTGAGCGGGTGCTCGGAGCAGAGGGGGGGTCCCGCGGCCCCCGACGGCTGCGCCAAGGAGCCCCCTAAGACTCAgcagcccccgccgccgccgccgctgccgccgtcGCCGCCCTACAAACACCGAGGGGAGCCCGAGCACAAAGactctgcctcctcttcctccacctcctcctcctcttcatcatcctcctcctcctcttcctcgtcGTCGTCCTCgtcggcgccgccgccgcccccgcccccccccagCGTGGCCGTGCCGCGGCCCCCGGCCCGCGAGGAGCCGGTGGACACGCGGACGCCTGTGCCCGAGCGGGTCAGCTGA